From one Phycodurus eques isolate BA_2022a chromosome 19, UOR_Pequ_1.1, whole genome shotgun sequence genomic stretch:
- the LOC133417660 gene encoding chromobox protein homolog 2-like isoform X2 — protein MEGVTVGQVFDAECILSKRPRKGKFEYLVKWRGWSSKHNSWEPEENILDPRLLAAFHKREQERELLFQKKGKRPRGRPRKIPLPAPLAAKDSRSSSSSFSGASSSAAASSSEEEEEAEHEGEKAEGAGAGAGPGEAASPRLHPVPQKRPQIPPAKAEPPRKKRGRKPLQTDAKSRTPPSRPPPSHHRHRHNHHHHHHHQLLPGFLRKVDPRPGIKKPLQPASFTYPGLSRTARDHHAAAQSSAFSQVAASKGGCVWNRHMPAPSASLGKAGSSPQRKTSHGELKHSASGAGGGRGDALKRTPPPLRAFFGGGPAAAQRPAPGLRRQDVHGGHAALLQHNRALSKAPPSSSSQRATNQTLGLRALNLQSVTKTPPAGYQGNSGAAVRSSTRSGSLVVIKDSCVIPAGQRPVLPAGGAGEKGRKDVTASAGGGRQDERKSGRSLNELSTGDSDDSSGSESERDAASYPSDSRPSLGDAATESDAETDWRPTRNLLEHVFVTDVTANFITVTVKESPTSVGFFNPRDH, from the exons ATGGAGGGGGTGACAGTGGGCCAGGTATTTGATGCCGAATGCATCCTCAGCAAGCGGCCGAGAAAG GGCAAGTTCGAGTATCTTGTCAAGTGGAGAGGGTGGTCGTCCAA gcACAACAGTTGGGAGCCAGAGGAAAATATTTTGGACCCGAGATTACTGGCAGCCTTTCACAAAAG GGAACAAGAGCGAGAACTTTTGTTCCAGAAGAAAGGAAAGAGGCCGAGAGGACGACCACGCAAGATTCCG CTTCCCGCTCCGCTCGCCGCAAAAGACAGCCGCTCGTCCTCCTCGTCGTTCTCCGGCGCGTCTTCGTCAGCGGCGGCGTCGTCGtccgaggaagaagaggaggcggAGCACGAGGGCGAGAAGGCcgagggggcgggggcgggggcggggccgggggagGCGGCGTCCCCCCGGCTGCACCCCGTCCCCCAGAAGAGGCCTCAGATCCCGCCCGCCAAAGCCGAGCCTCCTCGCAAGAAGCGCGGCCGGAAACCGCTCCAGACCGACGCCAAAAGCAGGACGCCGCCCTCGCGCCCGCCCCCGAGCCACCACCGCCACCGccacaaccaccaccaccaccaccaccaccagctgctgccGGGGTTCCTACGCAA GGTGGATCCTCGGCCAGGGATAAAGAAGCCGCTGCAACCGGCGAGCTTCACCTACCCCGGACTCAGCAGGACCGCCAGAGACCACCACGCCGCCGCCCAGAGCTCGGCTTTCTCTCAGGTGGCGGCGTCCAAAGGGGGCTGCGTTTGGAACCGGCACATGCCCGCGCCCTCGGCGTCCCTCGGCAAAGCTGGCAGCTCGCCGCAAAGGAAGACGTCGCACGGCGAGCTCAAACACTCCGCGTCGGGGGCGGGCGGCGGCCGGGGCGACGCCCTCAAAAGGACGCCGCCCCCTCTGAGAGCCTTCTTCGGGGGCGGGCCTGCGGCAGCGCAGCGCCCCGCGCCGGGTCTGAGGAGGCAGGACGTCCACGGCGGACACGCGGCTCTGCTCCAGCACAACCGAGCGCTCTCCAAGGcgccgccgtcgtcgtcctCGCAGCGGGCGACTAATCAGACGCTCGGCTTGCGGGCGCTCAACCTGCAGAGCGTCACAAAGACTCCGCCCGCCGGCTACCAGGGCAACAGCGGTGCGGCGGTGCGCTCCAGCACGCGCAGCGGCAGCCTGGTGGTCATCAAAGACTCTTGCGTTATACCCGCAGGGCAGCGGCCGGTCCTGCCCGCAGGGGGCGCCGGCGAGAAGGGAAGGAAAGACGTGACGGCgtcggcgggcggcgggcggcagGACGAGCGCAAGTCCGGCCGCAGCCTCAACGAGCTCAGCACCGGCGACTCCGACGACAGCAGCGGCAGCGAGTCGGAGCGGGACGCCGCGTCGTATCCTAGCGACAGCCGGCCCAGCCTGGGCGACGCCGCTACGGAATCGGACGCCGAGACGGACTGGCGGCCCACGCGGAACCTTCTGGAGCACGTGTTTGTCACCGACGTGACCGCCAACTTCATCACCGTCACCGTCAAGGAGTCGCCCACCAGCGTCGGCTTCTTCAACCCACGCGACCACTAG
- the LOC133417669 gene encoding cytochrome c oxidase assembly protein COX11, mitochondrial isoform X1, translating into MLPPPVVGQSLRGFLRPLRWHAGRPPLFLWRPRVQCRGVQSRKRPSHEEQRKSRNETLLTYVAAAGVAMIGLSYAAVPLYKLYCQATGLGGTAVSGHDSDLVESMEPVKERVVKVTFNADTHASMQWNFRPQQTEIFVVPGETALAFYRAKNPTDKPIVGISTYNVVPFEAGQYFNKIQAGPTHRSVSKLARGPEEFEGRVKYGLKVFFKNKESLRVEYLFYIDQKYWTNILLTLLFSISRLMKSMNSQKNVS; encoded by the exons ATGCTGCCGCCCCCGGTGGTCGGCCAGTCGCTGCGCGGCTTCCTGAGGCCCCTTCGCTGGCACGCCGGAAGGCCGCCGCTCTTCCTGTGGCGCCCCCGCGTCCAGTGCCGGGGGGTCCAGAGCAGAAAGCGTCCGAGCCACGAGGAGCAGCGGAAGAGCCGCAACGAGACGCTGCTCACGTACGTGGCGGCCGCCGGCGTGGCCATGATCGGCCTGTCCTACGCCGCCGTGCCGCTCTACAAGCTCTACTGCCAG GCGACGGGCCTCGGCGGCACGGCGGTGAGCGGTCACGACTCGGACCTGGTGGAGAGCATGGAGCCGGTGAAGGAGCGCGTGGTCAAGGTCACCTTCAACGCAGACACGCACGCCAGCATGCAGTGGAACTTCCGACCTCAGCAGACGGAGATCTTC GTGGTCCCGGGTGAGACGGCGCTGGCCTTCTACAGAGCAAAGAACCCCACAGACAAGCCCATCGTTGGCATCTCCACCTACAACGTGGTGCCCTTCGAGGCGGGACAGTACTTCAACAAGATCCAGGCAGGCCCAACTCACCGCTCAGTTTCTAAATTGGCACGTGGGCCTGAAGAATTCGAAGGAAGAGTCAAATATGGattgaaagtctttttcaaaaataaggaATCACTCAGggttgaatatttgttttacatCGATCAAAAATATTGGACTAATATATTGTTGACTTTATTGTTCTCAATAAGTCGGTTAATGAAATCAATGAATTCACAGAAAAATGTCAGTTAG
- the LOC133417660 gene encoding chromobox protein homolog 2-like isoform X1, whose product MEGVTVGQVFDAECILSKRPRKGKFEYLVKWRGWSSKHNSWEPEENILDPRLLAAFHKREQERELLFQKKGKRPRGRPRKIPLPAPLAAKDSRSSSSSFSGASSSAAASSSEEEEEAEHEGEKAEGAGAGAGPGEAASPRLHPVPQKRPQIPPAKAEPPRKKRGRKPLQTDAKSRTPPSRPPPSHHRHRHNHHHHHHHQLLPGFLRKYGKVDPRPGIKKPLQPASFTYPGLSRTARDHHAAAQSSAFSQVAASKGGCVWNRHMPAPSASLGKAGSSPQRKTSHGELKHSASGAGGGRGDALKRTPPPLRAFFGGGPAAAQRPAPGLRRQDVHGGHAALLQHNRALSKAPPSSSSQRATNQTLGLRALNLQSVTKTPPAGYQGNSGAAVRSSTRSGSLVVIKDSCVIPAGQRPVLPAGGAGEKGRKDVTASAGGGRQDERKSGRSLNELSTGDSDDSSGSESERDAASYPSDSRPSLGDAATESDAETDWRPTRNLLEHVFVTDVTANFITVTVKESPTSVGFFNPRDH is encoded by the exons ATGGAGGGGGTGACAGTGGGCCAGGTATTTGATGCCGAATGCATCCTCAGCAAGCGGCCGAGAAAG GGCAAGTTCGAGTATCTTGTCAAGTGGAGAGGGTGGTCGTCCAA gcACAACAGTTGGGAGCCAGAGGAAAATATTTTGGACCCGAGATTACTGGCAGCCTTTCACAAAAG GGAACAAGAGCGAGAACTTTTGTTCCAGAAGAAAGGAAAGAGGCCGAGAGGACGACCACGCAAGATTCCG CTTCCCGCTCCGCTCGCCGCAAAAGACAGCCGCTCGTCCTCCTCGTCGTTCTCCGGCGCGTCTTCGTCAGCGGCGGCGTCGTCGtccgaggaagaagaggaggcggAGCACGAGGGCGAGAAGGCcgagggggcgggggcgggggcggggccgggggagGCGGCGTCCCCCCGGCTGCACCCCGTCCCCCAGAAGAGGCCTCAGATCCCGCCCGCCAAAGCCGAGCCTCCTCGCAAGAAGCGCGGCCGGAAACCGCTCCAGACCGACGCCAAAAGCAGGACGCCGCCCTCGCGCCCGCCCCCGAGCCACCACCGCCACCGccacaaccaccaccaccaccaccaccaccagctgctgccGGGGTTCCTACGCAAGTATGGAAA GGTGGATCCTCGGCCAGGGATAAAGAAGCCGCTGCAACCGGCGAGCTTCACCTACCCCGGACTCAGCAGGACCGCCAGAGACCACCACGCCGCCGCCCAGAGCTCGGCTTTCTCTCAGGTGGCGGCGTCCAAAGGGGGCTGCGTTTGGAACCGGCACATGCCCGCGCCCTCGGCGTCCCTCGGCAAAGCTGGCAGCTCGCCGCAAAGGAAGACGTCGCACGGCGAGCTCAAACACTCCGCGTCGGGGGCGGGCGGCGGCCGGGGCGACGCCCTCAAAAGGACGCCGCCCCCTCTGAGAGCCTTCTTCGGGGGCGGGCCTGCGGCAGCGCAGCGCCCCGCGCCGGGTCTGAGGAGGCAGGACGTCCACGGCGGACACGCGGCTCTGCTCCAGCACAACCGAGCGCTCTCCAAGGcgccgccgtcgtcgtcctCGCAGCGGGCGACTAATCAGACGCTCGGCTTGCGGGCGCTCAACCTGCAGAGCGTCACAAAGACTCCGCCCGCCGGCTACCAGGGCAACAGCGGTGCGGCGGTGCGCTCCAGCACGCGCAGCGGCAGCCTGGTGGTCATCAAAGACTCTTGCGTTATACCCGCAGGGCAGCGGCCGGTCCTGCCCGCAGGGGGCGCCGGCGAGAAGGGAAGGAAAGACGTGACGGCgtcggcgggcggcgggcggcagGACGAGCGCAAGTCCGGCCGCAGCCTCAACGAGCTCAGCACCGGCGACTCCGACGACAGCAGCGGCAGCGAGTCGGAGCGGGACGCCGCGTCGTATCCTAGCGACAGCCGGCCCAGCCTGGGCGACGCCGCTACGGAATCGGACGCCGAGACGGACTGGCGGCCCACGCGGAACCTTCTGGAGCACGTGTTTGTCACCGACGTGACCGCCAACTTCATCACCGTCACCGTCAAGGAGTCGCCCACCAGCGTCGGCTTCTTCAACCCACGCGACCACTAG